The following proteins come from a genomic window of Rhodospirillaceae bacterium:
- a CDS encoding tetratricopeptide repeat protein: MAVKQPFPKIDEKAFLRAAIQQHTAGNLSQAKDLYRAILTQNPRHAEAIFRLGTIALQVEQYEKAEDFISKAIKIGPASAAMFINLGAALRNLKKYDNAIKAYKKALRFGTHDVDAHYNAGRALQDAERYDEAQERYTKALSLSDKDPDIWVNLGVVERQLKDDTAALHAFEMAARLNPNLGAAYSNSAALLFDSGFVEIAMVLIDKAIEVEPENHKYRYELSNFLLLSGDLVRGWRDFDKRFDHFHNAKSHRRAEPPKYLANESIRKKKLLLWTEQGLGEEILSSSIIPDVIKAGAACTFECSTRLVPIMKRSFPDIAVLAWKDHASTVKASHPPFDFQYPALSMMSRFRLSLDEIPHQRAFLKDEKALTQTYRQRYEKMANGKRIVGLSWRSKNSEFGESKTLPLVSWKPILEADDIFFVNLQYGDCTQELAEVKNSLGVEIYQDPDIDPFGDLDPVFSQIAAMDLVISTSNSNVHIAGSMGIPVWSMLPKARGLIWFWFLNKINSPWYSSARLFRQKTIQPDNTEWWQDLLPEVAAAFNEWRSSRSATDQPL; encoded by the coding sequence TTGGCGGTAAAACAGCCCTTTCCGAAAATTGACGAGAAGGCTTTTCTGAGGGCTGCTATTCAGCAACATACTGCTGGAAATCTAAGTCAGGCAAAAGATCTTTACCGAGCAATACTCACTCAAAACCCGAGACATGCTGAAGCCATATTCAGGCTGGGAACAATCGCCCTGCAAGTGGAGCAATACGAAAAAGCAGAGGACTTTATAAGCAAAGCGATTAAAATTGGTCCTGCCTCCGCTGCGATGTTCATTAATTTGGGGGCAGCACTTAGGAACCTGAAAAAATATGACAACGCAATAAAAGCCTATAAAAAAGCGCTCCGGTTTGGCACCCATGATGTCGATGCACACTACAACGCAGGCCGGGCCCTGCAAGACGCAGAAAGATACGACGAAGCTCAAGAACGCTACACAAAAGCCCTCAGCCTTAGCGATAAAGACCCAGACATCTGGGTCAACCTAGGGGTCGTAGAACGGCAACTCAAAGACGATACTGCGGCCTTGCATGCGTTCGAAATGGCCGCAAGGCTCAACCCCAATCTCGGCGCTGCATATAGCAATTCAGCTGCCTTACTTTTTGACAGCGGCTTCGTCGAAATCGCAATGGTGCTTATCGATAAAGCCATTGAAGTTGAACCAGAGAATCATAAGTATAGATATGAACTCAGTAATTTTTTACTCTTGTCTGGCGACCTGGTTAGGGGGTGGCGAGATTTTGACAAAAGATTTGATCACTTCCATAACGCCAAGTCTCACAGACGTGCAGAGCCCCCTAAATACTTAGCAAACGAGTCCATTAGAAAAAAGAAACTGCTTCTCTGGACAGAGCAAGGACTAGGCGAAGAAATTCTGAGCAGCAGCATAATTCCGGATGTAATAAAAGCAGGCGCAGCATGCACATTCGAGTGCTCGACTAGACTTGTGCCGATTATGAAAAGAAGCTTTCCAGATATCGCGGTCCTTGCTTGGAAAGACCATGCGAGCACTGTAAAGGCGTCCCATCCTCCTTTTGATTTCCAATACCCCGCCCTCAGTATGATGAGTCGTTTTCGATTATCTTTAGATGAAATTCCTCATCAGAGGGCTTTCCTAAAAGATGAGAAGGCGCTTACTCAAACTTACCGACAGAGATACGAAAAGATGGCTAACGGAAAGCGCATCGTCGGCCTTTCCTGGAGAAGTAAAAATTCGGAGTTTGGTGAGTCTAAAACGCTACCCTTGGTGAGTTGGAAGCCTATACTCGAAGCAGATGATATTTTCTTTGTGAACCTCCAATATGGAGACTGCACTCAAGAGTTGGCCGAGGTGAAGAACAGTTTAGGTGTCGAAATATACCAAGACCCAGACATTGATCCCTTCGGAGATTTAGATCCTGTGTTCTCTCAGATTGCAGCTATGGATTTAGTAATATCTACTTCTAACTCAAATGTTCACATTGCAGGCTCAATGGGTATACCCGTGTGGTCTATGTTACCAAAGGCACGCGGGCTAATCTGGTTCTGGTTTTTAAATAAAATTAATAGCCCTTGGTATTCTTCGGCACGTCTGTTCAGACAGAAAACAATACAGCCCGACAATACTGAATGGTGGCAGGACTTGTTACCAGAAGTCGCAGCGGCCTTTAACGAATGGCGATCAAGCCGGTCGGCAACTGATCAGCCCTTATGA
- a CDS encoding tetratricopeptide repeat protein, whose amino-acid sequence MQQGDAASAFQKFKRLTEKNPRSSDSWEGLGACFQHAGKIDSAILAFQRALKYNPQSAFSLTNLGHLLVGKESFVDAIPFLLEATTLNPSSGTLWSNLGRAELGAERFAEAERSFRSAVHMNPRLTIAWLNLAACQRELAKQDEALSSLEEALKIEPNNIEAAIRQASIHSDLGQTDKSIEVLDRLIQKHPQSAELHQHKALVLLRAERFTEGFEEYEWRLYPSPQSVSSRPFNIKRWKGEALSEKKMLVWLEQGIGDEILSLGVWRDFLSGGDASQCIVECDERLTSLIQRSFPETNVIPRKDPPSLMKGGADFVCPSWSGARILERQNKLQSSQRPFLIAEKSLINSLQQKYRDLANGRMVIGLSWASGGTNRRLKTPLLHAWTPLLQDTSLFFVSLQFAPHNDDLNVLSSLTESGIYVDEDIHTATDMDSLASQIMAVDKVVTISNTTAHMAGALGSDTALLVPKGYGCYWYWHQDRTDNPWYRSTYICRQETPGAWDTAIVKALEWINHTS is encoded by the coding sequence ATGCAACAGGGTGATGCTGCTTCAGCGTTCCAAAAATTCAAAAGGCTGACTGAGAAAAACCCAAGATCTTCAGACTCATGGGAAGGTTTAGGCGCGTGCTTTCAACATGCCGGTAAAATTGACTCAGCTATTCTCGCCTTCCAACGGGCGCTCAAATATAATCCGCAGTCAGCCTTTAGCCTCACAAATCTAGGGCATCTCTTGGTTGGCAAAGAGAGTTTTGTTGACGCTATTCCGTTTCTCCTTGAAGCCACAACACTCAATCCCTCGTCTGGTACCCTTTGGTCTAACCTTGGCCGTGCAGAATTAGGTGCGGAACGGTTTGCTGAGGCCGAGCGAAGCTTTAGGTCAGCAGTCCACATGAACCCGCGCCTCACAATCGCCTGGCTTAATCTTGCTGCATGTCAACGAGAACTTGCGAAACAGGACGAAGCGCTGAGCTCGCTAGAAGAAGCCCTCAAAATAGAGCCGAACAATATAGAGGCAGCCATTCGCCAAGCGTCCATACACTCAGACCTTGGGCAAACTGACAAAAGCATTGAAGTTCTTGACCGACTCATACAGAAACATCCACAAAGCGCCGAACTACATCAACACAAAGCTTTAGTACTGCTGCGCGCCGAGAGGTTTACTGAAGGCTTTGAGGAATACGAGTGGCGCCTTTATCCATCACCCCAAAGTGTCTCGTCTCGCCCCTTCAATATCAAAAGATGGAAAGGGGAAGCGCTATCAGAAAAGAAAATGCTGGTCTGGCTCGAACAAGGAATTGGTGACGAAATACTGTCGTTGGGCGTTTGGCGAGATTTTCTGTCTGGTGGTGACGCATCACAATGTATTGTTGAATGTGACGAAAGATTAACCAGCCTCATTCAGCGCTCATTTCCAGAAACAAACGTCATACCTCGTAAAGACCCCCCCTCTTTAATGAAAGGGGGGGCAGACTTCGTTTGCCCGTCTTGGTCCGGTGCTCGAATATTAGAAAGACAAAACAAACTTCAAAGTTCTCAGAGGCCATTTCTTATTGCAGAGAAATCGTTAATCAATTCACTCCAACAAAAGTATCGAGACCTTGCAAACGGGCGCATGGTGATTGGTTTATCTTGGGCCAGTGGCGGTACCAACAGAAGATTAAAAACACCACTGCTCCACGCCTGGACACCACTGCTTCAAGACACATCGTTGTTTTTTGTCAGCCTTCAGTTCGCGCCACATAACGATGACTTAAACGTTCTATCCAGCCTTACCGAAAGCGGGATTTATGTAGATGAAGACATTCATACAGCAACGGATATGGACTCTCTTGCATCACAGATCATGGCTGTAGATAAGGTCGTTACCATAAGCAACACAACTGCACACATGGCAGGAGCGTTGGGATCTGACACAGCCCTTCTGGTACCTAAAGGCTACGGCTGTTATTGGTACTGGCATCAGGATCGAACAGATAACCCATGGTACCGTTCTACGTATATCTGCCGGCAGGAAACTCCAGGCGCCTGGGATACTGCGATAGTGAAGGCGCTGGAATGGATTAATCATACCTCATAA
- a CDS encoding tetratricopeptide repeat protein, which produces MAKRSTANIPTFEQAVQCHQTGNLTAARSGYRAILRSNPKHAECLHLLGVVEGQMGNHKKGITFIQKSIALRPDFAKPYGNLGLLHQKNGSHEKAAKAFTRAIELDPHYEKAWNNLAVAYADMEQIEPALEALRQGIKFNPKFEPLYDNACRFYKRNEDYLNCKNIAKTAIDLFPENPTLRIHLAHACFALGAFDEAWDAYSWRNQHPDNPNKASVYPIPVWQGEDLSQKSILIWNEQGPGETFLFSTTLPEIISAAAQCIIVTPRRLVQILQRSFPKANVVAEESSNIESSTADLQSSMADACGWLRRAWDDFPAPIPHIVIDKTLARKYAERVLTEETKDKRVLRVGIAWKSINTMNNTHKSVSLMDLRPVFEIPGIKFVNLQYGDVTEEISDLKNKTGVDLHVENLGDPLVDLDDHLAHIASLDLVITTSNTTAHAAGSIGMPTWVLLPHTLGEGLYWPWFVNRVDSPWYKNTTLYRQKIRKQWHIPIQRMALDLAKFKTHQDEPHSEFAKCDATTLSDDLANASMQPTAMPRKASE; this is translated from the coding sequence TTGGCTAAGAGATCGACCGCTAATATTCCAACGTTTGAGCAAGCTGTTCAGTGCCATCAAACTGGTAACTTAACAGCGGCAAGAAGTGGTTATCGCGCGATCCTGCGCAGCAACCCAAAACACGCAGAGTGCCTTCATCTTCTGGGTGTGGTTGAAGGTCAAATGGGAAACCACAAAAAAGGCATCACATTTATTCAGAAGTCGATTGCGCTGAGACCTGATTTTGCCAAACCGTATGGCAACCTAGGACTTCTGCATCAGAAAAACGGGAGCCATGAAAAAGCTGCCAAAGCATTCACGAGAGCCATAGAATTAGATCCTCACTATGAAAAGGCTTGGAATAACCTAGCCGTCGCCTACGCTGATATGGAGCAGATTGAGCCCGCCCTTGAAGCCCTGCGCCAAGGTATAAAATTTAATCCAAAATTTGAGCCGCTGTACGATAACGCCTGCCGGTTTTACAAGCGAAACGAAGACTATTTGAACTGTAAAAACATAGCTAAAACCGCAATTGACCTGTTCCCTGAAAACCCAACCTTACGGATACACCTCGCACATGCCTGCTTTGCTTTGGGGGCTTTTGATGAAGCATGGGACGCCTATAGTTGGCGAAATCAACATCCGGACAATCCGAACAAAGCGTCGGTTTACCCCATACCGGTTTGGCAGGGAGAAGACCTGTCGCAAAAATCAATTCTCATCTGGAATGAGCAAGGCCCCGGCGAGACATTTCTCTTTTCCACGACGCTACCTGAGATTATTTCGGCTGCAGCCCAGTGTATCATTGTAACGCCACGCAGGCTGGTACAGATTCTTCAGCGGTCATTTCCAAAGGCTAACGTAGTTGCGGAAGAAAGCAGCAACATAGAGTCCTCTACCGCAGACCTACAAAGCTCCATGGCGGACGCCTGTGGCTGGCTAAGGCGGGCTTGGGATGATTTTCCCGCCCCAATACCCCATATTGTGATCGACAAGACTCTTGCGCGCAAATACGCTGAACGCGTCCTGACAGAAGAGACAAAAGACAAGCGCGTTCTGAGAGTTGGCATTGCATGGAAAAGCATTAACACCATGAATAACACTCACAAGTCCGTTTCTTTAATGGATTTGCGACCCGTGTTTGAAATTCCTGGAATTAAGTTTGTCAACTTGCAGTACGGTGACGTAACTGAAGAAATTTCAGACTTAAAAAACAAAACAGGCGTTGACCTACACGTAGAAAATCTTGGTGATCCTTTAGTCGATTTAGATGACCACCTAGCGCATATCGCTAGCCTTGACCTGGTTATTACAACGTCAAACACAACCGCCCATGCCGCAGGGTCTATTGGTATGCCAACATGGGTCTTACTACCTCACACGCTGGGAGAAGGCTTATACTGGCCCTGGTTTGTCAATCGCGTGGACAGTCCATGGTACAAAAACACGACCTTATACCGCCAGAAAATACGCAAACAATGGCACATACCAATTCAAAGAATGGCGCTCGACCTGGCTAAATTCAAGACTCACCAAGACGAACCACACTCAGAGTTTGCAAAATGTGACGCGACCACGTTGAGCGATGATTTAGCTAACGCGTCGATGCAGCCGACCGCGATGCCCAGAAAGGCCAGCGAATGA
- a CDS encoding tetratricopeptide repeat protein yields MTSKTAKEFFDDAVQAHKAGDLETAEHGYKFLTEVIPEEAEPHYLLGAVLVQRDQPNEAIAPLKKCLSISEEHTPALSALGAALSKTGQHEEAITAFRKALALNPDDEKTKLNLGRACLAGHEYALGEATLAPVVKHNGLNEDALQLLSSCVAKQHRAEEAANLLLTGLSGGLKTPSLYENLLKHLIDSKQFQEAFEHAARATESWPDNTAILLAYALSASMLEKNDLAQQAFEKLIELKPNSHGNLNKFGSHLFKVGQWKDAERLVRLALDIAPEMPGAISNLGRIRQQRGDLVGARALYEKAIKISPTYPDAHNNLGNLLLFMDDIDGSISHFDKAVELNPQSADMRFNRSFSILNQGKLREAWQDHRLRFEKESPTPERVWPWPNWTGEDITGKKVLLWGEQGIGDQVIHSRSAAAISEFARGCTLECDARLESMFARSFPNVNVCAVEETAPRVHATGPYDFQCSTLDATFLLNSSPSGISGHPYLKADPHLTKELREKYLNLSNGRPLIGISWWSGWTFHSHFKSTDLDKWVSILDKPQSAFMSLQYGDRGGDIEALRSKRGLSVLEDKEINPMGDLDQFAAQVAAMDMVVTISNTTAHIAGALGVPVLNMTPTGPGRLWYWFIEGDKSPWYDSMHIFRHKYDEGWDKVLDNVSKYLDQRIPNLCKA; encoded by the coding sequence ATGACAAGCAAGACCGCTAAAGAATTTTTTGATGATGCTGTTCAAGCCCATAAAGCGGGCGACCTTGAAACGGCAGAGCATGGATATAAATTTCTGACAGAAGTGATTCCGGAAGAAGCAGAACCGCACTATTTATTGGGTGCCGTATTAGTACAGCGTGACCAACCTAACGAGGCTATAGCACCCTTAAAAAAATGTCTTTCTATATCAGAAGAACATACCCCAGCCCTAAGCGCCCTCGGCGCTGCACTTTCAAAAACTGGCCAGCATGAAGAAGCTATTACTGCATTTCGTAAGGCTCTTGCGCTAAATCCGGATGACGAAAAAACAAAACTGAACCTTGGCCGCGCGTGTCTGGCCGGTCATGAGTATGCTTTAGGGGAAGCGACCCTCGCTCCTGTCGTTAAACATAACGGTCTGAATGAAGATGCACTTCAGTTATTATCCTCATGCGTTGCCAAACAACATAGGGCTGAAGAAGCCGCAAACTTGCTCCTTACAGGCTTGTCAGGGGGTCTTAAGACCCCCTCTCTATACGAGAATTTGCTTAAACACCTCATCGACTCCAAACAGTTCCAGGAAGCCTTTGAGCATGCTGCGAGAGCGACGGAGTCATGGCCAGACAACACCGCCATTCTGCTAGCTTACGCCCTGTCAGCGAGCATGCTTGAAAAAAACGACCTCGCTCAACAAGCATTTGAAAAATTGATCGAATTGAAGCCGAACAGCCATGGTAATCTTAATAAATTTGGGAGCCACTTATTCAAAGTCGGGCAATGGAAAGATGCTGAAAGACTTGTAAGACTGGCTTTGGACATCGCACCGGAGATGCCCGGGGCGATATCAAATCTTGGCCGGATCCGTCAGCAGAGAGGAGACTTGGTTGGGGCTCGCGCGCTCTACGAGAAGGCGATAAAAATTAGCCCAACCTATCCGGATGCGCACAACAATCTTGGAAACCTCCTGTTGTTTATGGATGATATCGATGGCTCAATCTCGCACTTTGACAAAGCTGTTGAGTTAAATCCGCAATCCGCTGACATGCGATTTAACAGAAGTTTCTCCATATTAAACCAGGGGAAACTGCGGGAAGCCTGGCAAGATCACAGACTGAGGTTTGAAAAAGAGTCTCCGACACCTGAACGGGTTTGGCCCTGGCCCAACTGGACCGGCGAAGACATAACTGGAAAAAAAGTTTTGCTCTGGGGTGAACAAGGCATTGGCGACCAGGTTATTCATTCCCGCAGTGCGGCTGCAATTTCAGAGTTTGCCAGAGGGTGTACTTTGGAATGCGACGCACGGCTTGAATCAATGTTTGCGAGATCTTTTCCAAATGTAAACGTTTGCGCTGTCGAGGAGACAGCACCTCGTGTTCATGCAACAGGGCCGTATGACTTCCAGTGCTCTACTTTAGATGCGACTTTTCTGCTCAACTCATCTCCCTCAGGTATTTCTGGCCATCCCTATCTAAAGGCCGACCCACATCTTACAAAAGAGTTGAGAGAGAAGTATTTAAATCTATCGAATGGACGACCGCTCATAGGCATTTCATGGTGGAGCGGATGGACGTTTCATTCACACTTCAAGTCTACGGACTTAGACAAATGGGTGAGCATTTTAGACAAACCTCAATCAGCCTTTATGAGCTTACAATATGGTGACAGGGGCGGTGACATAGAAGCCCTTCGATCAAAACGAGGTTTAAGCGTTCTTGAAGATAAAGAAATCAACCCCATGGGTGACCTGGATCAGTTTGCTGCTCAAGTTGCAGCTATGGATATGGTTGTCACCATCTCAAATACGACTGCGCATATTGCCGGCGCACTAGGTGTTCCGGTCTTGAATATGACACCAACAGGTCCGGGTCGTCTCTGGTACTGGTTTATCGAAGGAGACAAAAGCCCATGGTATGACTCCATGCACATTTTTAGACACAAATATGACGAAGGGTGGGACAAAGTCCTCGACAACGTTTCTAAATATCTGGATCAACGAATTCCAAATTTATGTAAAGCGTAA
- a CDS encoding ATPase, T2SS/T4P/T4SS family, with translation MSEALTDFMLPAAPIGEMLKTAGHISETDLTKALAFQEQFGGRLGAILIRIGAVSEQHVLVALSEQLGFAIIDRKDLPQDPTVYVSCLEKTTAEPIWWVDSGSLLWRNDSDSRPNCISRDPLEPSLQEMVCDTFEGESVNWWLTSSRDLDFILDLVRQSLVGDTIDVGDDVALLRELAEEAPVVELVSNTLAQAVNEGASDIHVEPREQEFDIRYRIDGVLQTRLTMPRNRFDAVASRIKLISGIDIAERRLPQDGRIGMRISGKDLDVRVSSLPGVWGESLVMRILLKEQKDFSLSKIGMADDHFEVFSRLVKEPYGIVLVTGPTGSGKSTTLKATLEHIIDGKKKIITVEDPVEYNIHGVTQVQTKAEINYTFARALRSILRQDPDTIMIGEIRDLETAEIAVQASLTGHMVFSTLHTNDSLSAFTRLIDMGVEPFLVASSVRAVMAQRLARRVCPACKTAATPPRPILAKYESIQNRFTNLVTASPEWVSAKGCDACQHTGYRGRMGLYEMAAVTDDIADLIMQNRPVHELHNAAESHDFRTLLEDGLIKAALGKTSVEEVIRVAGQAGMDESK, from the coding sequence ATGAGTGAAGCCTTAACAGACTTTATGCTGCCCGCTGCTCCAATCGGAGAAATGCTGAAAACAGCAGGACATATATCGGAGACTGACCTCACCAAAGCGCTCGCTTTTCAGGAACAATTTGGCGGCAGACTTGGGGCAATCTTGATCCGAATAGGTGCTGTGTCAGAACAGCACGTTCTGGTGGCACTCTCAGAACAACTCGGCTTTGCTATTATTGATCGCAAAGATCTTCCGCAAGACCCGACTGTATATGTTTCGTGTTTAGAAAAAACAACCGCTGAACCAATTTGGTGGGTTGATTCTGGCTCTCTGTTATGGCGCAACGATTCTGACTCGCGGCCGAACTGCATAAGCCGCGACCCGCTGGAGCCAAGCCTGCAGGAAATGGTTTGCGACACGTTTGAGGGCGAATCTGTAAACTGGTGGCTTACAAGCAGTCGCGATTTGGACTTCATCTTAGACTTAGTCCGTCAATCACTTGTAGGCGATACGATTGATGTCGGAGACGACGTCGCATTATTACGCGAGTTAGCTGAAGAGGCTCCAGTTGTTGAACTGGTATCGAATACACTCGCACAAGCGGTTAATGAAGGTGCCTCTGATATTCATGTCGAGCCACGCGAACAAGAATTTGACATTCGCTACCGTATCGATGGCGTCCTGCAAACGCGGTTAACAATGCCACGCAATCGATTTGATGCCGTCGCCTCCCGGATTAAACTAATTTCTGGAATTGATATCGCAGAACGTCGGTTGCCGCAGGATGGCCGGATTGGCATGCGCATCAGCGGTAAAGATCTTGATGTACGTGTTTCATCTTTGCCTGGCGTATGGGGCGAAAGCCTTGTGATGCGTATTCTGTTAAAAGAGCAGAAAGATTTCTCGCTTAGCAAAATTGGCATGGCAGACGATCACTTTGAGGTGTTTTCAAGGCTGGTAAAAGAGCCCTATGGCATCGTGCTTGTCACTGGGCCAACCGGGTCTGGAAAATCAACAACCCTCAAAGCAACACTTGAACATATTATTGATGGCAAGAAGAAAATCATCACCGTTGAAGACCCTGTAGAATATAACATACATGGCGTCACCCAGGTACAAACCAAAGCGGAAATCAATTACACTTTCGCCCGGGCGCTCAGGTCGATCCTGCGTCAAGATCCAGACACGATTATGATTGGGGAAATTCGTGACCTGGAAACAGCTGAAATCGCCGTACAAGCCTCGCTTACCGGCCATATGGTGTTTTCGACCCTACACACAAATGACTCTCTCAGCGCCTTCACACGCCTGATCGATATGGGAGTAGAACCGTTTCTTGTTGCGTCCTCAGTGCGCGCTGTGATGGCGCAGCGTCTTGCACGGCGTGTCTGCCCCGCCTGCAAAACGGCAGCGACGCCACCACGCCCCATTTTGGCAAAGTATGAATCCATCCAGAACCGATTTACTAATCTCGTGACGGCCTCGCCAGAATGGGTCTCAGCCAAAGGATGTGACGCCTGCCAGCACACAGGGTACCGCGGCAGGATGGGGCTGTATGAAATGGCGGCAGTAACTGATGACATTGCCGATCTCATTATGCAAAATCGTCCTGTTCATGAGCTACATAATGCAGCAGAATCTCACGACTTCCGGACCCTACTCGAAGACGGCCTCATTAAAGCTGCGTTAGGAAAAACATCTGTCGAAGAGGTTATTCGGGTAGCCGGTCAAGCGGGTATGGACGAGAGTAAGTGA
- a CDS encoding SGNH/GDSL hydrolase family protein gives MRNTLLIILSLAISLLMVEIGSRVAGFEPRRLAVNDFFVDGQETTWSTPDSELGWVNKPGISVSMEYGNARMTFWDKARRASRETATVPPHKASVMIVGGSNAQAYGVIDQESFAYKLATRFPNLWVENFGNGGYSTVQALLLSERVLSDIYAANKPDLIVLTFADSHVNRNVSDQSWVYSISDSQGRYVAPPHFRLVDDALVFTPFKTIEPWALETSSAVLTLLHNIWLQSVVYNTADQSIEVTRMVFEKFKALANVSSAELLVAVLEDRAQMSDSVFDGLSLNVIDCSGYEREDPDDYLLGGNGHPNARYHTHFADCIGGWIEKQSAFKASAHW, from the coding sequence TTGCGGAACACGCTATTGATCATTCTGTCTCTCGCCATTTCCTTACTGATGGTGGAAATAGGGTCGCGCGTCGCCGGTTTTGAACCGCGCAGACTTGCCGTTAATGACTTTTTCGTTGATGGCCAAGAGACCACATGGTCCACGCCAGACTCAGAACTTGGGTGGGTCAACAAGCCCGGCATCTCAGTCTCAATGGAGTACGGAAATGCACGCATGACTTTCTGGGATAAGGCGCGACGCGCATCCAGAGAGACTGCAACTGTTCCGCCGCACAAAGCCTCGGTTATGATTGTTGGAGGGAGCAATGCGCAGGCATATGGCGTGATTGATCAAGAGTCCTTCGCATACAAACTAGCCACGCGGTTTCCAAATTTGTGGGTCGAGAATTTTGGGAATGGTGGCTATAGTACAGTGCAAGCTTTGCTGCTTAGCGAGCGCGTGTTGTCTGATATCTACGCTGCAAACAAGCCAGATTTGATTGTGCTGACGTTTGCTGATTCTCATGTGAACCGTAATGTATCTGATCAGTCCTGGGTATATAGTATTTCAGACTCTCAGGGCAGGTATGTCGCACCACCGCACTTTCGTTTAGTCGATGATGCTTTGGTTTTCACACCCTTTAAAACAATAGAGCCCTGGGCACTTGAGACCTCCTCAGCCGTGCTGACTCTGCTTCACAACATTTGGCTGCAATCTGTGGTCTACAATACGGCGGATCAAAGTATAGAAGTGACGCGCATGGTTTTTGAGAAATTTAAAGCATTGGCCAATGTCAGCAGTGCTGAGCTCCTGGTTGCGGTACTAGAGGATCGCGCGCAGATGAGTGATTCTGTTTTCGATGGATTGTCCCTCAATGTTATCGATTGTTCTGGATACGAGCGGGAGGATCCGGACGATTATCTATTGGGGGGAAATGGTCACCCTAACGCACGCTATCACACACACTTTGCGGATTGTATTGGTGGCTGGATAGAAAAACAATCGGCCTTCAAAGCATCGGCGCACTGGTGA
- a CDS encoding SGNH/GDSL hydrolase family protein produces the protein MSKLKSISQSIALVVVSLTVMALLFEGACRLIVDTGMHYHLEMWKYAVQLKEVAEDPAIGHRHKAGRQAKLMGVEVAINEDGHRDSPVSQMNNTAAKILMLGDSITFGWGVPQDETVSARLEPMLTQRIGKPVNVLNTGVGNYNTAMEVAWFERYGLALKPDVVVLNVFINDAEPTPHVNNVPWWDRFLYSRVILFGALDTARRTLFGGQDWETYYAELYNEDAAGWRTMQASVRRLAALCQEAGLSLIIVDYPELRQLSPYPFAEISKRFSALADLHNVEYVALLPSVQGENPASLWVTAPDPHPNSYANKLFADYLADSIAKHLRSLPGHSN, from the coding sequence GTGAGTAAACTTAAGTCTATTTCACAATCTATTGCACTTGTCGTGGTATCGTTGACGGTGATGGCCTTGCTGTTTGAGGGGGCGTGCCGGCTCATTGTTGATACGGGCATGCATTATCACCTTGAAATGTGGAAGTACGCTGTTCAATTGAAGGAAGTTGCGGAGGACCCAGCGATTGGCCACCGTCACAAAGCTGGTAGGCAAGCGAAACTGATGGGTGTTGAGGTAGCGATCAATGAAGATGGTCATCGAGATAGTCCAGTGTCTCAGATGAACAATACTGCGGCCAAAATTTTAATGTTAGGCGACTCAATCACCTTTGGATGGGGCGTTCCACAGGACGAAACGGTTTCAGCGCGACTTGAGCCTATGCTGACCCAGCGCATTGGCAAGCCAGTTAATGTGTTGAACACTGGCGTCGGGAATTACAACACGGCGATGGAAGTCGCTTGGTTTGAACGGTACGGGCTTGCGCTTAAGCCTGACGTTGTTGTTCTGAATGTGTTTATAAATGATGCTGAGCCAACGCCGCACGTTAACAACGTGCCATGGTGGGATAGGTTTCTGTACAGTCGCGTTATCTTGTTTGGTGCCTTAGATACAGCACGACGAACGCTTTTCGGCGGGCAAGATTGGGAAACCTATTATGCCGAACTTTACAACGAAGATGCTGCGGGGTGGAGAACGATGCAGGCTTCAGTCCGTCGACTCGCCGCGTTATGCCAGGAGGCTGGCCTATCCCTCATTATTGTTGATTACCCGGAACTCAGACAACTCTCGCCTTATCCATTCGCTGAAATCTCCAAACGGTTTTCTGCTTTGGCAGATTTGCATAATGTAGAATACGTGGCTTTGTTACCGTCAGTGCAGGGTGAAAACCCAGCCTCCCTTTGGGTTACAGCGCCAGATCCCCATCCCAATAGTTATGCGAATAAACTGTTTGCTGATTACCTCGCAGACTCCATTGCTAAGCACTTGCGGAGCCTGCCCGGACATTCTAACTGA